The following proteins come from a genomic window of Acanthopagrus latus isolate v.2019 chromosome 5, fAcaLat1.1, whole genome shotgun sequence:
- the rab11fip1a gene encoding rab11 family-interacting protein 1 isoform X1 has product MSLADQSQQWFPTSVQVTVHQARSLRVKGKNGTNDAYAIIQVAKDKFSTSVAEKSVAPVWKEEASFELPLFHPGNAERCTLYIIVMHRAQVGLDKFLGQAVVNLLDLHDNKSRKKTDWFKLVDKSGKEDKARGEVLLDIQFMRNNMSASMFDLSMQDKPRSRISKLKDKVRGKKKDGFSDSASAIVPSVSQVLTDSDAEPDSQSLSQSPGVKKKSKFKTLFAPKSNLQRNISQSMSTLGSLPEKNSSLSGSRSSGLNVDSPEGKKKFKFLGHKRTGSSDSKVSQGPFSLLGRSKQSNSDLNNLCINGNHVYTEEEPKSGSTLSLNSSGQGSVEDIHKHTSDPDPSRVPVPSIHVESDRAILEQQRHQEEEERRQAEDRRIAEAKKLEEEEKYRIEMKRLKEEEENRVQEEQERKRRFLEDEARRKKQMEEEERRKREEERRMLDAAAEEQKRQEEASMSDRLTSLFGMIRKKEEKKEEVQQHIKEDLPTPAPRSDAKDLQQPISHHSTNPFEDIPLNSDPSADQPKSSRNQQTPSAMVFLNRTAKVSAVKPRLPQSLESEPADCRTPSQLRPSPATSESTVSSVPSESPDTFSSLHSSLAPPNLSQSLSGSPPGSIDNLSSEGSSPTMADKKKRAPLPPSHPAHGTQSGGNQIHNPAYVDGPQQGKKLSLPLPDYETLFPQKRHGVKGQTRWDHIIAEVNQRQRDIPSDFLGPEMSVDSPEEHESSVGFSLPQKKSALMPNQTQPQETKPVSTKKVAAPAPPEPVTPPQPRPAAESSLRQSQNLPQQSLMRPTPSAAPGPVNTDASSREITSARSREGARRVLQPSPAARAASPLNKDISTPNDQRNAQVTMNKEAPTAKPRQRVSGKEPDQQEDAVVTPVVSDKNMNSNIQMLSSSSVSSMDKKGRQVETFAAFDPFPSTDLLAKDPWAQMKQNQEVDDHFKHNVRKEQKLEDRGMTAHDLDSIFYQDRLTDPFAGFNGSDSAKHSEHREKDNLKVDSPAFQRRNSQRRNQTPPSTTHPDYKISKSPQEPAFKEESTRTSANQGLNAQNIINEAFTPKLQADVKTQSHVYGGEDPFGAEPFTLNHTEPHQVVMEEPEPLAGGLSGGKMPLRAWVTPSETQPGNAQNSNGGGLSFIPRRPHPVKPMSTVESKSPFGTPAVKEIKVRDSTPGKIQQANTVESGPYTQLTQEELITLVVKQQTDLSRKDAKITELEEYIDNLLVRVIDEKPSILQSLNAKPV; this is encoded by the exons TTGGTTCAAGCTGGTGGACAAGTCTGGAAAAGAGGACAAGGCGCGAGGGGAGGTGCTGCTTGATATCCAATTTATGAGAAACAACATGTCAGCTAGCATGTTTGACCTTTCTATGCAGGACAAGCCGCGCTCCCGCATCTCCAAGCTGAAGGACAAAGTCCGTGGGAAGAAAAAGGATGGCTTCTCTGACTCTGCCTCAGCTATTGTGCCCTCTGTCAGCCAGGTCCTCACCGACAGTGATGCTGAGCCAGATTCACAGTCGCTCAGTCAGTCTCCAGgagtgaaaaagaaatccaaattCAAAACACTCTTTGCGCCGAAATCAAACTTGCAGCGTAACATCTCACAGTCCATGTCTACACTGGGGTCTCTGCCCGAGAAGAATTCATCTCTCAGTGGCAGCCGCTCATCTGGCCTTAATGTTGACTCTCCCGAAG gcaagaagaaattcaaattcctGGGACATAAGCGAACAGGCAGCTCTGACAGCAAGGTGTCTCAGGGTCCTTTCTCCCTACTGGGCCGCTCCAAGCAGAGTAACAGTGACCTGAACAACCTGTGCATCAACGGCAACCATGTGTACACAGAGGAAGAGCCCAAGAGTGGATCCACTCTCAGTTTGAACAGCTCTGGCCAAGGATCTGTGGAagacatccacaaacacacctctgaTCCAGATCCCTCTCGTGTACCTGTCCCCTCCATTCACGTAGAGTCAGACAGGGCAATACTGGAGCAACAGCGCcatcaagaggaggaggagagaagacaggCCGAAGACAGGCGCATAGCAGAGGCCAAgaagctggaggaagaggagaaataCAGGATAGAGATGAAGAGGctaaaggaggaggaggagaaccgAGTACAAGAggaacaggagaggaagagacgcTTCCTTGAGGATGAAGcgaggaggaagaaacagatggaggaggaagagaggagaaagcgTGAGGAAGAACGCAGGATGCTGGACgcagcagctgaggagcagaAACGTCAGGAGGAGGCCTCCATGAGCGACAGGCTGACGTCTCTGTTTGGAATGATcagaaagaaggaggagaaaaaggaggaggtcCAGCAGCACATCAAAGAGGATCTACCCACACCAGCCCCTCGCAGTGACGCCAAAGACCTGCAACAACCAATCTCCCACCACTCCACCAACCCATTTGAGGACATCCCCCTCAACTCAGATCCTTCAGCTGATCAGCCAAAATCAAGCCGCAACCAGCAAACCCCCTCTGCCATGGTCTTCCTCAACCGCACTGCTAAAGTGTCTGCAGTCAAACCCAG ATTGCCTCAGTCTCTGGAGTCTGAACCCGCTGACTGCCGAACCCCCAGTCAGCTGCGTCCTTCCCCAGCCACCTCTGAGTCAACCGTGTCTAGTGTCCCATCTGAGTCCCCTGATACTTTCTCCAGCCTCCACTCGTCTCTGGCTCCACCAAACCTAAGTCAAAGCCTGTCTGGTTCCCCTCCTGGCAGCATAGACAATTTGTCCTCTGAAGGATCCTCACCCACCATGGCGGATAAGAAGAAAAGAGCACCCCTGCCACCCTCTCATCCAGCGCATGGCACCCAAAGTGGAGGAAATCAAATCCATAACCCTGCATACGTAGACGGCCCGCAGCAAGGCAAAAAGCTGTCTCTTCCACTTCCTGATTATGAAACCCTATTTCCTCAGAAAAGACATGGAGTGAAAGGGCAAACACGATGGGACCACATCATCGCCGAGGTCAATCAGAGACAGAGGGACATTCCATCTGATTTTCTTGGTCCAGAAATGAGTGTGGATAGTCCAGAGGAGCATGAATCCAGTGTGGGGTTTTCACTTCCACAGAAGAAATCGGCTTTGATGCCTAACCAAACACAACCTCAGGAGACCAAACCTGTGTCAACCAAGAAAGTAGCGGCCCCAGCTCCCCCTGAACCAGTCACACCCCCACAACCTCGACCAGCTGCAGAGTCCAGTCTCAGACAGAGCCAGAATCTTCCCCAACAATCTCTCATGAGGCCCACTCCCTCTGCTGCACCAGGACCTGTGAACACAGATGCTTCAAGCAGAGAAATTACTTCAGCAAGGTCCAGGGAAGGAGCACGGAGGGTGTTGCAGCCATCACCTGCAGCCAGAGCAGCTAGCCCATTGAACAAGGATATTTCAACACCAAATGATCAAAGAAACGCGCAAGTCACAATGAACAAAGAGGCACCCACAGCCAAACCCAGACAGAGGGTGAGTGGCAAAGAGCCAGATCAACAGGAAGACGCCGTTGTGACACCAGTTGTCTCcgacaaaaacatgaacagtaaCATTCAGATGTTATCTAGTTCAAGTGTGAGCAGCATGGACAAAAAAGGCAGACAGGTGGAGACCTTTGCAGCGTTTGATCCATTCCCCAGCACTGATCTGCTTGCCAAAGACCCATGGGCTCAGATGAAGCAGAACCAAGAAGTTGatgatcattttaaacacaatgtACGAAAAGAGCAGAAACTTGAAGATCGGGGAATGACGGCACATGATCTGGATAGCATTTTTTATcaagacagactgacagatccATTTGCTGGATTTAACGGCAGTGATTCAGCCAAACACAGTGAGCACAGGGAAAAAGATAATTTAAAGGTAGACAGTCCGGCTTTCCAAAGAAGGAATTCACAGAGACGAAACCAGACACCTCCTTCCACAACTCATCCTGATTATAAGATATCGAAGTCTCCACAAGAACCCGCATTTAAAGAAGAATCAACCAGAACCTCAGCTAATCAAGGCCTCAATGCACAAAATATCATCAATGAGGCTTTTACACCAAAGCTACAAGCTGATGTGAAGACACAGAGCCATGTGTATGGAGGAGAGGATCCATTTGGAGCTGAACCTTTCACCTTGAATCACACAGAGCCCCACCAGGTAGTAATGGAGGAGCCAGAGCCTCTGGCAGGAGGTCTGTCTGGGGGAAAGATGCCTTTGAGGGCATGGGTCACACCATCTGAGACTCAGCCTGGCAATGCTCAGAATAGCAATGGAGGTGGGCTATCCTTTATTCCACGCAG GCCTCATCCTGTGAAGCCCATGAGCACAGTTGAGAGCAAGAGTCCCTTTGGCACCCCTGCTGTGAAAGAGATAAAGGTCCGTGACAGCACACCAGGGAAAATTCAG CAGGCGAACACAGTGGAAAGTGGCCCTTACACCCAGCTGACACAGGAAGAGTTGATCACACTGGTGGTGAAGCAGCAAACCGACCTCTCCAGGAAGGACGCAAAGATCACCGAGCTCGAGGAGTACATCGACAACCTGCTGGTCCGCGTGATCGACGAGAAACCCTCCATCCTGCAGTCTCTCAACGCTAAGCCGGTGTAA